Proteins encoded in a region of the Puntigrus tetrazona isolate hp1 chromosome 12, ASM1883169v1, whole genome shotgun sequence genome:
- the mmp25b gene encoding matrix metalloproteinase-25 yields MTFSGCLWLVYLTCTVLVFISPVDLAPMPDQYSRGVDWLSRYGYLPPPDPRTGKLQTKEGIERAIKEMQRFAGLKATGKLDSDTLKLMNTPRCSLPDIIGSEDTLKKRRRKKRYATTGLRWKKSDLTWSIQNYPSLPPYLQPSDVKTIITYAFKAWSDVTDLNFHASSSREQDRADIKISFARSLHDDGYPFDGKGGTLAHAFFPGENDIAGDTHFDDEENWTSSEYDSGTDLFAVAVHEFGHALGLSHSSSNPSIMQPYYNGPVGHFTSYILPEDDRNAIQSIYGKRSKSTPPPDHPTTQLPKPPSPPRPKIPSKPDPSAQNRCEGGFDAVANIRGEVFFFKGPYFWRIQRSGSLVSFHPALIKNFWMGLPPGTNKIDAVYERKKDSRIIFFIGSQYWVFQDTVALSGYPRPLSDWGLVSHDGKEVKRVDAVFIWAHNGKTYIFSGGEFWRFSEGLESGRYRPDADYPRNSARWKGVPSNPDDIITWGEGDAYFFKDNSYWILKSGGMDQDNVVHKSTAIDWMKCPEPSPTALPSNPRHKGDCNCDLNGALQMNASSWLLFIILLLPSGVLI; encoded by the exons ATGACTTTCTCAGGATGTCTTTGGTTGGTTTACCTGACCTGCACTGTGCTTGTGTTTATCTCTCCGGTTGATTTGGCTCCGATGCCGGACCAGTACTCTCGGGGTGTG GACTGGTTAAGCAGGTATGGATATCTGCCCCCTCCGGACCCCCGCACAGGAAAGCTGCAGACTAAAGAAGGCATTGAGAGAGCAATCAAAGAAATGCAGCGTTTCGCTGGCCTCAAAGCCACAGGCAAACTCG ACAGTGACACCCTGAAACTGATGAACACGCCGCGGTGTTCGCTGCCGGACATTATAGGCTCTGAGGACACGCTGAAAAAgcggaggaggaaaaaaagatacGCGACCACTGGGCTTCGCTGGAAAAAATCGGACCTCACGTGGAG CATCCAGAATTACCCATCTCTCCCTCCGTACCTCCAACCAAGTGACGTGAAGACTATAATAACCTATGCCTTCAAAGCCTGGAGTGATGTGACCGACCTTAATTTTCATGCTTCATCCTCGAGAGAGCAGGACAGAGCTGATATCAAGATCTCTTTTGCTCGCTCTCTCCATGATGACGGGTATCCATTCGACGGGAAAGGAGGAACGCTTGCTCATGCCTTCTTCCCAGGGGAGAATGATATTGCTGGGGATACGCATTTCGACGACGAGGAGAACTGGACCTCCTCAG AATATGACAGTGGCACCGATTTGTTTGCCGTGGCTGTGCATGAATTCGGTCATGCCCTGGGTCTCTCTCATTCCTCCTCTAATCCGTCCATCATGCAGCCGTACTACAACGGTCCTGTCGGACACTTCACATCCTACATCCTTCCAGAAGATGACCGCAACGCCATTCAATCCATCTACG GAAAGAGAAGCAAATCAACACCTCCTCCAGATCATCCTACAACACAGTTACCCAAACCGCCGAGCCCACCTCGACCCAAAATACCATCAAA ACCTGATCCGTCAGCCCAGAATCGCTGTGAAGGAGGTTTTGATGCAGTGGCAAACATCAGAGGagaagttttcttttttaaag GTCCGTACTTCTGGCGAATCCAACGGTCTGGCTCTCTTGTGTCCTTTCACCCTGCTCTCATAAAAAACTTCTGGATGGGTCTTCCTCCCGGCACTAACAAGATAGACGCCgtttatgaaagaaagaaagatagcaGGATCATCTTCTTCATTG GCTCGCAGTACTGGGTATTTCAAGACACCGTGGCGCTTTCTGGATACCCACGTCCGCTGTCAGACTGGGGGCTGGTCTCTCATGACGGAaaagaggtgaagagggtggaCGCCGTCTTCATTTGGGCTCACAACGGAAAGACCTACATCTTCAGCGGCGGAGAGTTCTGGAGGTTCTCTGAAGGCCTGGAGTCTGGGAGGTACCGCCCAGATGCAGATTATCCCAGAAACTCCGCCCGCTGGAAGGGCGTGCCCAGTAACCCCGATGACATCATCACCTGGGGAGAGG GAGATGCCTATTTCTTCAAGGACAACTCATATTGGATTCTGAAGAGCGGAGGAATGGACCAAGACAACGTCGTTCACAAATCAACGGCAATCGATTGGATGAAGTGTCCAGAACCGTCTCCAACCGCACTTCCCTCCAACCCGCGTCACAAAGGAGATTGCAACTGTGACCTGAACGGAGCCTTGCAGATGAACGCTTCATCTTGGTTACTGTTCATCATATTACTGCTTCCTTCAGGCGTCCTTATATAG